The window CATCGCGTTTTCGACTTCTTTGGCCGCAACCAGGACGCTCTCCCGGTACGCGGCCAGGCGCTCGTCCACCACGGCGCGGGTGCGCTCGACCTCTGCCTTGCGGCGCCCTGCGTCGAAAATGGGTCCCGTGACGCTGGCGGCCAACGTCGCGGCCCAGTTGTCGAAAACGAGGTCCCAGTCGTCGGCGCCGTAGCTGGCCGAGCCCGTGAGGCGCAGGGCGGGCAGCCGNNNNNNNNNNNNNNNNNNNNNNNNNNNNNNNNNNNNNNNNNNNNNNNNNNNNNNNNNNNNNNNNNNNNNNNNNNNNNNNNNNNNNNNNNNNNNNNNNNNNTCAAGGGTGGTCTTGTTGAGTTCAAGCTGCTTCTGGACCAGGGTTATCGCCTGTTGCTGGGCGACGGCCGACAGCCACTCCCGGGTCACGATGGCCGACAGGCTCAGCATGGCCCCGTACACGTCCTCGCGGGTCGCTTCGACGTCGCTCAGGGCCGCCTCATACTGCGACCGCACCCGCCCCCAAAGGTCGACCTCGAAACTGCTGCCCAGTCCGAACCGGTACGAGCGCGAGGTAAACGTGCTGTGCGGCGACGGCTGTTCGGCGAGCAAAGTATCGAGGGCTTTCAGCGAGGTCCCGGCCTGTTCAAGCGCGTCGAGGAGATCAGCCGGGGGAACGGCGCCCGCGCCAGCCAACTGGTTCCACGCGGCGATCTTCTGGTTGAGAAACTCGAGGCGGTCGCGCGACTCGCCCGTATCGGCGCGCTGGCGGCTCACCGAAGCGTCGCCCGAATACCCCAGCTCCGGAAAACGCCCCGCGCCGGCCTGAATCGCCACAAATTCAGCCTGGATCAGCCGTGCGTACACCTGCTGGAGCGACAGGTTGCCGGTCAAGGCTTGTTCGACCAGCCGGTTCAATTCCTCCGACTCGAAAATCTGCCACCACTGCGCGGGAATCTCGCCGCCGTCGTCGTAGAGCGCAAATTCCGGGGGAACGGGCAGCTCGTCCGCGCCGCGTTCCGGCGGCGTGAACCGGGCGCAGGAAACGGCGAGCGCACCGGCCGCGACACACGCGAGCAAACGACTCAGCGCACGGCCGGTTCGAACTCGGGCACTCAGCCGGTTATGTTTGTTGGTCAGCACCATCGTTGATCATGCACCGGCGGTTTTCCGGACTCCCCCACTAACGCGTGATTGTATTGCCTCGCGTACGGCGGCGATGCCCGCCAGCGAGAACCGCACGATATGGGAAGCCATTACATCGACGGCATCGTCCTTGAACGCCCACAGCCTCTTTCGCTTGAAAGCCATGATGCATTGGCTGGCTATGCTCATCTCGCACAGCTCGAGGTCCGTCTGCGTCGCGTGCGGCCCCAGGAGTTCCCCAATGGCCCCAAGGAAATGGGCCTGCGACTTGTCGCGCCACGCGGCAATGGCGTCATCAAGCAGCCCGGTCGGGTTCACCAGTTCCATCATCCGGATGCTGTGCAGGTGGCCGAGCTGTTCCTGGTCGGCCCGGCGTAGCAGCAACGCCCGGACGAGCCCCGCGAGACGCTCTTCGGCAGGCGCATCGGCGGGCATCCCCCCGTCCAGGGGATACAGCGCGTCGGCCCGTGCAGCAGCATCCTCCCACGTCGCCCGGTACAGTCCATCCTTCGACCCGAAATGGTAGTTGATGGCAGCGCTGTTCACCCCCGCGCGATGGCATATCTCCGCGTGAGTCGCGTCACGGTATCCCTTCTCGCCAAATACCTGAAACGCCGCATCAAGAATGCGTTTGCGGGTTTCTTCACCGTCTTTTCGAATACGCACCGTAAGGCCCGATCCCGCCCAACTGCTTAGTTAAAGTAAGGAGTTGAACTCTAGACGCCGGGCTGGCCGTATGTCAAGGAGTTTCTTCAGGGTTGAGAGCGCCCCCCCAAGAGGTTGATCGGACCCATCGGGGCATTGCCGCAACCACCCCGTTTTCCTTGAAGGAGCCGCGTCTAAATCTCCGGGCCCCGCAAGGGGAGGCGATGTCAAGAACCCGGCGGGGAGCTTATCCACGCGGCGAATAATCAGCGGCCTGCTATGCTCTCGGTCACGTGCTTTACCCCCGCCGCTCGCGCAGGCAGTCTTCGATATCGCGCAGGAAACGGGCGCCAAAACAGCATTCGATGATTTTGGCGATGCCGGCGTCCAAACCTTCCCCAACGCGGGCGCAATTGCAGGGAAACCGCATGACTTCGGGTTGGACAGTGAGGACGGGGGGATCTTCATCATCAGAGATCGCCAGGGGCCACATGGCACAGGCAAGGGGTTTGACGGCCTCGGGGGCCAGGCCGTGGGCAAGTGCCGCCGAGTGCAGCGAGCACCAAAGAGTGCCGTCCCGGCCTTTGTATGCGAACACGCAGCGTTCCGCGGCATCCACGGCAAGGGTCGGCTTGGCGCCTGGCATGCGCTCGACCGGGTCGGCGTATCCGTTTCTGTCGCGGAGATGGCGGGCGAATTTCGCAGCTTCGGAGAGCCAGTCAACCGCTCGCCGGGCCTCGACGGCCGACAACTCCACATCGTAGCACGCGCAGCAACTCAGGCCGTTTCGACAGTTTTGGGGCTGGCAGTGGAAGGCGATGCCTCTCAACGCTTCCAGATCGACTTGGTATCCGCCAACGACCGGAAAACGTCTTTTCATGGTGGTCTCCGATAAGACAGTGGCAAGGATGAGAAGAAGACACGAATCTCCCCTCTTACATATCCCGGCGGTACTTATAATACAGGATAATTTCGGGGACACAATACTGAATTCTAATCCCAATTGAGTATTGTGTCCCCGAAATCTGGAGTGAACTTTTTTGTGCATGGTATCGTTATACTGAAGAGCACATCAAACGGAATGACGTGAGAACGAATCGGATGGAATAGAAGCGGGGCCGTGTTTCATGAAAGAGCAAGCGCGTTTCATACTCCTCGTAGCGGGGGTCGTTGTGGCTGTCGGCGGGTTGTGGCTGTTGCTGCGTGCGGCTTCGTCTCCCCCGGATTCAGAAATCTCGCCGCCGGCAGCGCGAGAGCGAGGCGATGCGCCCTCTGTCGCGCCTGCTCCGGTTGGGCGCCATGAGACTCCCTCCCCGCGCAGGATTACCGGTGGCGCGGTAGGGTCGCACCGCGATACCACTACGGCGGTGGGCCAGATTGCGGGCAGGCCGCAATCGGGCATCGGAGTCGTGAAGGGCGAGGTTGTCTGGGCCGATACGAAAGCGCCCGTCGCCGGGGCGGAGGTCATCGCCGAGATGCGCGATTTCCAAGAGGGACAGCCGCCAACGGTCACCGCCCGCTGGCGCACGGTCACCGGCCCCAATGGGGCTTTCCTGCTCGAGAAGCTGCCCGAATACCGCGTGATTCTGGACCAGAATGTCTATTACGGGCTTTACGCGCAGAAAGACGACGCCTATGGCGAGTCAGGGTTTCAGCTTACGGACGACGAACCGGCGGCGTATGAGAGGATCGAGATCTATCCGGCCGGCATGATCTCGGGGCGGGTCGTCAGCGCATCCGGAGAGCCGGTGGCAAAGGCATGGCTCAGTCCCCACCGGTACCGCCCCGAAGGAACGGACCGCGACACGTATGCCGCCGCCAGTTCCGATGGCATCACGGACGAGTCCGGGCAATTCACCATCAGGAATCTCCGTCCGGGGACCTGGTCCTTCGTTGTGCGCGCCGCGGACTACGTGACGCGCATTTCGGATTTCGCCGAAGTGGGGTCCGAGGACCTGACGGTGACCCTCGAGCGCGGCGCCACGGTATCCGGGACCGTCGTCAACGTCAACGACGACAAGCCGGTGCCGGATATCGATGTTCGCCTGTTCCCCGCCGATTACACCTTGAATCACCTGTATACGAAGGCGGAGAGCGGAGCGGACGGCACGTTCACCATGACGGGGGTGGGGGCCGGCGTCTACCGTACGGCGGTTCGCGACGATGAATACGTCCTGGTCGAGTCCTCCACCGAAATAACCGTGGAACAGGGGAAGGCGCTGACGGGTCTCAAGATTCCCGTTGGGCTGGGGGGCGCCGTGACGGGGCGTGCCTATGATGTCGATACGAGTGAACCGCTCGAGAATGTCGTCATCATCAGCCGGCACGGCGGCGGCAACGAGGCCCACACCGACAGCGACGGCTATTATCGCATCGGGGGCCTGCCCGAAGGCCAGAATGTCATCGGCCGCAAATGGAAGGTAGGCTACCTGCACGGAGAACAGCGCGAGGACAAGGAAGTCATGGTTCGCCTGGGCGAGGTGGTCCAGGATATCGATTTTCCGATGAAAAAGGGGCTGTACCTTCGCGGCAAGGTCACGGACCGCCAGGGCGCGCCCATCGAATTCGCGTATGTGCGCAGCGATGTGATGAACGACAGCGGGGAGGGCGAGAGTTCGCAGACGCGCGCCGACGGCAGTTTTGAACATCGCGGCTTTTCTCCGAATACGGAAGTGACGCTTGTCGCGAGCAAAGACGGCATGGAGCAAACCCGTGTCGGTCCGCTGACCATCGGCGCGGCGGATCTCGAGGGCATCGAGATCACCATGGACCCCGGCGCGTCCATCAAGGGCGAGGTGGTTGACCCGAAGGGCAACCCGATGCTTAACATTCACGTGTCGGCGCAGGGCGATGCTGCTTCGTCGAGCGGCGACACCGACGCGTACGGGCGGTTCACCATTGGCGGCCTGGGCCCAGGGGTCTATACCCTGTCCATGTACGACTATGGTCAAGAGGGCGCCAGCACGCGCATCGAGAACGTGCAGCGGGTCACCGTTCCGAAGGCGGGCACGGTCGATGGCATCCGGCTCGTGTTCAAACCCGAGCAAGGTCCGGTCATCGCCGGGAGAGTCATGGACCGCCGCCGCAATCCCATCGCCGGGGTCCAGGTCAGCGCTCACGGTGAAGACGGCCTTGCGAGCTGGGGCAACACGCGTTCGGACGCCGACGGCCGGTTCGAGCTGACCGGACTGAAACCGGGCCGGCACCGGGTCATGGCCAGCGACCAGCGGTACATGTATCCGCAGGAACCAATCATTGCCGAGACGGGAGACCGGAACGTCGAGCTCGTTCTCGCGGGGAAAGGCACGGTCGAAGGGCGCGTGCTCGACGCTCGGACGGGCCAGCCCATCAAGCATTTTACGGTCAGCTGCATGCAGGGGCTGCAGCAGGCCGTGACCGGATACAGCCCGTACGGCCGCAGCAGATCGTTCTTTGACGAAAAGGGCGCGTTTACGCTCACCGACGTAGACGCGGGCGAGGCGACGCTCTTCGCGCAGGCCGCGGGATACGTCCCGGCCATGCAGCAACTCCAGAACGTGGATGAGTATACTCCGGTGACCGGGCTGGTATTCCGCCTGGAATCCGGCGGATGCATTAGAGGCGTCGTCACCGACGAATCCGGCGAGCCGGTCTCAGGGGCGACGCTGTCCGTGCGCGTCAAGACGCCCGAGGGGCAATCCCAAGGCGCTCAGGCGGCGAAGACCGATGGCCGGGGGCGGTTTGTCATCGACGGCATCTCCGCCGGAATCGAGGGTCTCTACGCCGAACGCGAGGGTTTCCTTCCCGCAACCGTAGATGTCCGCGCCGCTGCGGGGCGCACCGAAGAAGTGACCATTCGCCTGAGCCGCGGGGGCACCGTCCAGGGGCGGGTCACCGTGAACGGCAAACCTGCGGGGGGACAGCAGGTGGTCATCCCGGACCCCTCTCTTGGCACGTTCCGCTACACCCGCACCGACGACCAGGGCCGTTACAGTGTTTCGGGTCTATCTAACGGCCAGGTCGAGGTCAGCGTCAATCCAATGCCCGGGGGTGTTGACATCTCTCGGAACGCGGGACAGACCGCGCTCGTCGAGGAAGGCCGCACCACGGTGGTGGATTTCAATCTCTAGCAAATGGGCATTGCGGCAAGGGCTATCTATATCAAACGGCCGCTTCCGATGCGGGTGCCGTGTGCAAGTTCCAGAGCAGGCGGCAAGCCAAGACCGCAATAAGAGGCGTGAGTTGAAAACCACCCGGCTCGTCCCGCGAGTTCCCGGTGGCGTTCCGTGGCGGCGGAGGAGACGGAAAACGCTTCTCGCCTTGAGATGATGCGTGAAGATGTCCTGCCCCGGTCTGCCCGGCGCCGATATCCGGCTCTACTCGTGTTCGTCTTCCAGAGGCGTGAGATCCTCCAGAGGGCCTGGGGGCGTCTCGGGCAATCCGAAGGTTTCCGGCCCTCTCGTTCCGTTCCAGCCGCCTTGGGCATTCCCCGCGTCGTCCGGTTCGGATTGGGCAGGATCGATGTCCTCCTCATCCGGGGCGGGCGGGAGAACCATACGGTCGTCATCGAATTGGTCGTCTTCCACGGGGCCGGAAACTGAGGTTCTCTTCGGCATCGCGGTTTCTTGTCCGTGTTGCCGTTCTTCGCGCTCCGCGCCCGGACCTTCCGCTTCGGGCGTTTCCAGCGGCCGGGGCGGCGCCCACGAAACGGCGTCTTCTTCGGAACCGGGCTCGTTTGTTTCGTCGCCCGCGGCCCTAAGCTCGTGGCAGAGCTGGTCCAAGGCATCGGCGGACGCCATCAACGCAGGCCGCATCTCGTCAAGGCGGCGAGCGGTTTCGAGTCCGGCCTCGTTGGTTCGCGCCAACCGGGCCTGCAGCTGGGCGAGTTTGCCTTCGAGCTCGCCGGCCTGGGCGTTGGCCCGCGCCACCTGAGCAGCGGCGTCCTGGCGGAGAGCGTCCATTTCCGCGGCTTGTTCCGCATACCGTCCTTCCACCTGCTGCAACTCCGCCCGGACTGCCTCGAGAAGATTCCGGGTTTCGCCCAGGGCGGCGTGCAGACCGTCGCGCTCATTGCGGGCTTCCTCAAACGCCGCCCGCATCGTCTCGTGTTCCTGGATATTCTGCTGGAGCGCCGATTCGAGGGTCTCGCGTTCCCGCTGGGTGTTATCGAGGGTCGCGCGCAGGTCNNNNNNNNNNNNNNNNNNNNNNNNNNNNNNNNNNNNNNNNNNNNNNNNNNNNNNNNNNNNNNNNNNNNNNNNNNNNNNNNNNNNNNNNNNNNNNNNNNNNGGCGGCATTGAACGCCTCCTTGAGTTGAGCGCTCTCCGACAAGGCCTGTTCGAGTGTACGGCGGGCCTCGTCGGCTTGGCCGAGCAGCCGCGACATCTCTTGCTGGAGATGCTCCTCGTTGCGCGCGAGCCGGTCTGCCAGTTCGTGGCGTTCCTGCTCGAACTGTCTCTTCGCGCTTTCGAGCTGCTCTTCCGCCGTCTGCAACTGTTCTTGCAGGCCGGCGATGAGCGCACCCTGCTCTTCGGATACCGGCCCGGCCGCCAACAACGCTTCGAGTTCCCGGATCTGCCGCCGCTGCTCTTGCTCGGTCTCGCGAAACCGTATCTGGTTGGTTTCGATCTGCGACACCAGTTTTTCAGCGCGCTCGACCAGCATGTTCGCTTCGTACCGCGCCTGGGCCGATTCCTGGTGCGCGGCATGGAGTTGCTGTTGAAAGGCTGCCCTCTCCTCTTCGAAGCGGCGCCGCTCGTCTTCCTGGGCCGTCACGGTATCGGCAAGAACACGTTCTTTTTCCGATTGCGCGGTCTCGAGCGCAGTCCGCAGGTGCTCGACCTGTTCCTCGGCATCCCCGCGGCGTTGCAGTTCCCTGCGAAGATTGTCGCCGTCTACCCGGGCAGCATCGAGTTCCTCTCGTACTTGGGCAACGGTTTCCTCGAGGCGCGTCACCTCGTTTGCGGGCGCTTGTTGCTGGTCCTGACTCGAGCGCAGGCGGTCCTCCAGCGAAGCAACCTCATCTTTGAGACTGCGGGCGGACGCTGTAGCCTCCTCGAGTTGTCTTGCCAGTTCCGCGGTTTTCGCGCGCTCCTGTTCGAGGGCCATGTCGAGACTCGGGGCCTCTCCGGCGTCTTTTTCTGCCGCACCGACACGCTCGAGCAACTCGCGCAACCGCTCGATCTCGAGATGCTGCTTCTCGATGACCGCCTGACTTTCGCGGCGCATTTCGCGCTTGAGGATCTCGAGCTGGGTTTCACCCTCGCGCACCCGGATTTCGACGGTCTGGCCCGAGGCGATCATGTCGCGCAGCCCTTGAGGAAGCGCCTTAAGACGCCGCGGATGCACATTGCTGGCCAGCATGACATAGTGGTGATTGTCGAGAAAAATCCGCACCACCGCCTCGAGTTCTTCGAGCAAATCGTCAAAGAGTTCGAGCTGGTCGATGAGCAGGATGGCCGATTCGGCTTTTTCGACGGGCGAAGGATCGCCGATCAGGTCGCGCACCTCGCGCCGGAACTCCCGCGCCGTGATCACCGCCAGAGAGGTGCGCGGCGAGGAGGCCTTCACCCGTTTCCAGATCGAATAGAGCAGGTGGGTCTTCCCGCATCCCTCTTCGCCGAGCAACAACACCGGCATGGGCCCGGCCGGCTGCAAGTCCGCAATGCGCTTGCAGATATCCAGAGCCGCGCGATTGCCATCGGCCGCAAGGAAAGTATTGAAACTGAACCGCTTCATTGCCCCTGTTCCATATCGCGCCTACGTACCCTTAGAATTCTATCGCGCGGGCGGGAGGCTGTCAACTGATTCCCCCTGCTACGGCCTTCAGAATATGCGGTTTTCGTTAAATGCGCAGATAGACGCCTACACAGCAAGAACAGCACACCGCCCTGCCGTCTCTCGCACGGATCCTGCCCCTTTAGGGCATTATAGTATGGCAGCGGGGAAACGAGGCCTCCCACGGGGCTGTTTCGTGCAGTGCGGAGTTGCAGATTGCGCAAGAAATCTGGTACTTTCGCGTTTAGAGTCAGGGAGTTCACCCTCATGCGCATCGATATTGCGGCACAGACAGATGTCGGGCGCCGCAAACGCACGAACGAAGATTATTACGGCGTTTTCCGTGAGGACACGCCGGGCTTGCGGCTTTTTCGCGAGGGGGCACTGCTTTGTGTTGCCGATGGGCTTGGTGGGCATGTGGCGGGAGAAATCGCGAGCAAGCTGACCGTCTCGGTCGTGAAAGATGTTCTCAAAGAGTCGCCCCCCGCCCCGATCGAAGGCCAGGAAGACAAGGGGCAGCTTACCCTTCTCAAGCAATACATCATTCGCGCCAACGATAATGTCCACAAAACCAACCAGGACCTCGTGAAGACCGGCCGTCCCATGGGTACGACCCTTCTTGCCAGTCTGGTGACGCCCAAGAAGGTGTACATCGCCAACGTGGGCGACTCGCGGTGTTATCTGTTTCGCGACGGCGATCTCATCTATCGCACCGTAGACCATTCGTGGGTGGACGAGCAGGTGAAAGCCGGGCTGATGTCGAAGGCCGAGGCCGAGTCCGACTCGCGCAAGTACATCCTGACGCGGAGCGTGGGCACTCATCCCCAGGTCGAGATCGACGATTATATCTGGGATATTCTGCCGGGCGATATGCTGTTGCTGTGCACGGACGGTCTCGTGAACATGGTCAAGGACGCGGAGATCACCGAAGAATTCA of the Candidatus Hydrogenedentota bacterium genome contains:
- a CDS encoding DnaA/Hda family protein — protein: MKRFSFNTFLAADGNRAALDICKRIADLQPAGPMPVLLLGEEGCGKTHLLYSIWKRVKASSPRTSLAVITAREFRREVRDLIGDPSPVEKAESAILLIDQLELFDDLLEELEAVVRIFLDNHHYVMLASNVHPRRLKALPQGLRDMIASGQTVEIRVREGETQLEILKREMRRESQAVIEKQHLEIERLRELLERVGAAEKDAGEAPSLDMALEQERAKTAELARQLEEATASARSLKDEVASLEDRLRSSQDQQQAPANEVTRLEETVAQVREELDAARVDGDNLRRELQRRGDAEEQVEHLRTALETAQSEKERVLADTVTAQEDERRRFEEERAAFQQQLHAAHQESAQARYEANMLVERAEKLVSQIETNQIRFRETEQEQRRQIRELEALLAAGPVSEEQGALIAGLQEQLQTAEEQLESAKRQFEQERHELADRLARNEEHLQQEMSRLLGQADEARRTLEQALSESAQLKEAFNAA
- a CDS encoding CerR family C-terminal domain-containing protein gives rise to the protein MRIRKDGEETRKRILDAAFQVFGEKGYRDATHAEICHRAGVNSAAINYHFGSKDGLYRATWEDAAARADALYPLDGGMPADAPAEERLAGLVRALLLRRADQEQLGHLHSIRMMELVNPTGLLDDAIAAWRDKSQAHFLGAIGELLGPHATQTDLELCEMSIASQCIMAFKRKRLWAFKDDAVDVMASHIVRFSLAGIAAVREAIQSRVSGGVRKTAGA
- a CDS encoding TolC family protein, with the protein product MVLTNKHNRLSARVRTGRALSRLLACVAAGALAVSCARFTPPERGADELPVPPEFALYDDGGEIPAQWWQIFESEELNRLVEQALTGNLSLQQVYARLIQAEFVAIQAGAGRFPELGYSGDASVSRQRADTGESRDRLEFLNQKIAAWNQLAGAGAVPPADLLDALEQAGTSLKALDTLLAEQPSPHSTFTSRSYRFGLGSSFEVDLWGRVRSQYEAALSDVEATREDVYGAMLSLSAIVTREWLSAVAQQQAITLVQKQLELNKTTL
- a CDS encoding protein phosphatase 2C domain-containing protein, translating into MRIDIAAQTDVGRRKRTNEDYYGVFREDTPGLRLFREGALLCVADGLGGHVAGEIASKLTVSVVKDVLKESPPAPIEGQEDKGQLTLLKQYIIRANDNVHKTNQDLVKTGRPMGTTLLASLVTPKKVYIANVGDSRCYLFRDGDLIYRTVDHSWVDEQVKAGLMSKAEAESDSRKYILTRSVGTHPQVEIDDYIWDILPGDMLLLCTDGLVNMVKDAEITEEFKRNASPAEIAHRLINIANDNGGKDNITVIVADIMPSLTTVTGRRIKAFSKKRGAKLLYTLLLIAFGGLCFYLGHVLWP
- a CDS encoding carboxypeptidase regulatory-like domain-containing protein, which gives rise to MKEQARFILLVAGVVVAVGGLWLLLRAASSPPDSEISPPAARERGDAPSVAPAPVGRHETPSPRRITGGAVGSHRDTTTAVGQIAGRPQSGIGVVKGEVVWADTKAPVAGAEVIAEMRDFQEGQPPTVTARWRTVTGPNGAFLLEKLPEYRVILDQNVYYGLYAQKDDAYGESGFQLTDDEPAAYERIEIYPAGMISGRVVSASGEPVAKAWLSPHRYRPEGTDRDTYAAASSDGITDESGQFTIRNLRPGTWSFVVRAADYVTRISDFAEVGSEDLTVTLERGATVSGTVVNVNDDKPVPDIDVRLFPADYTLNHLYTKAESGADGTFTMTGVGAGVYRTAVRDDEYVLVESSTEITVEQGKALTGLKIPVGLGGAVTGRAYDVDTSEPLENVVIISRHGGGNEAHTDSDGYYRIGGLPEGQNVIGRKWKVGYLHGEQREDKEVMVRLGEVVQDIDFPMKKGLYLRGKVTDRQGAPIEFAYVRSDVMNDSGEGESSQTRADGSFEHRGFSPNTEVTLVASKDGMEQTRVGPLTIGAADLEGIEITMDPGASIKGEVVDPKGNPMLNIHVSAQGDAASSSGDTDAYGRFTIGGLGPGVYTLSMYDYGQEGASTRIENVQRVTVPKAGTVDGIRLVFKPEQGPVIAGRVMDRRRNPIAGVQVSAHGEDGLASWGNTRSDADGRFELTGLKPGRHRVMASDQRYMYPQEPIIAETGDRNVELVLAGKGTVEGRVLDARTGQPIKHFTVSCMQGLQQAVTGYSPYGRSRSFFDEKGAFTLTDVDAGEATLFAQAAGYVPAMQQLQNVDEYTPVTGLVFRLESGGCIRGVVTDESGEPVSGATLSVRVKTPEGQSQGAQAAKTDGRGRFVIDGISAGIEGLYAEREGFLPATVDVRAAAGRTEEVTIRLSRGGTVQGRVTVNGKPAGGQQVVIPDPSLGTFRYTRTDDQGRYSVSGLSNGQVEVSVNPMPGGVDISRNAGQTALVEEGRTTVVDFNL